One genomic region from Carettochelys insculpta isolate YL-2023 chromosome 4, ASM3395843v1, whole genome shotgun sequence encodes:
- the HAUS3 gene encoding HAUS augmin-like complex subunit 3 isoform X1, with product MNCGNQFVETLRKIGYPKAAQLNGEDFDWLFETEEDKSFLEWFCGNVSEQHVLAEKELQAFDALLKSGKPILEAAALDEVLTTCKTLDSKSSGMEEEEEEVRKLQEEFQALQKIKNLKIHRRNKLQVMASTNSHTSLKLNDKAEEAAKILKEEQGIFTAINTKLNNELHSFTDRIKKLTFFFKFSDSEQGLRPHPVFLSQLALDKYLCQEEESTAALTSYTKKQFFQGISELVESSNEENFQLVDISKPLICDESNEVCKERLEMARLQMAYICAQHQLIQLKATDLSINSAVQWAETNLQSLKNKTFGKEENFEARISSLNSEISNIKKHLTQINDILPSLVKENAQLLNMPVVKGDFDLQIARQDYYTSRQDQVCDQLLKQKASFELLQLAYEIELRKHRDIHHLLENIIQDLKQNSNSLERRLEMMSEPLISQHAVPRNTIDSRDDASHRLYKLLEGETQKQQLFRTHKGMEQLSEKLKQDISSVQDRLSVASQEQSLFLSKLDSDLDALCDSLYCGGNQILLSNQELTEQLYQLEANVNKLNQLIMDLLADRKAKRKVLETNMQHQMERKLYVYFFKDEDYLKDIVEKLEHQSQAQTIGLED from the exons ATGAACTGTGGAAATCAGTTTGTGGAAACTCTAAGGAAAATTGGTTATCCAAAAGCTGCTCAGCTTAATGGAGAAGACTTTGATTGGTTATTTGAAACTGAGGAAGATAAATCATTTTTGGAATGGTTTTGTGGAAATGTGAGcgagcagcatgtgttagctGAAAAAGAACTGCAAGCTTTTGATGCGCTTCTTAAATCTGGCAAGCCCATTTTAGAAGCAGCAGCTTTGGATGAAGTTCTTACAACCTGCAAAACCTTGGATTCAAAATCCAGTGGcatggaggaagaagaagaggaagttcgGAAGCTACAGGAAGAGTTTCAGGCCCTTCAGAAAATTAAAAACCTAAAAATTCATCGTCGTAATAAGCTTCAAGTGATGGCCTCAACAAACAGCCATACATCACTGAAGTTAAATGACAAAGCAGAAGAAGCAGCTAAAATTCTGAAAGAGGAACAAGGAATTTTCACTGCTATAAATACCAAGCTAAATAATGAACTTCACTCTTTTACAGATAGAATTAAGAAATTGACTTTTTTCTTCAAATTTTCAGACTCAGAACAAGGCTTACGTCCTCATCCAGTATTTTTATCTCAACTTGCCTTGGATAAATATTTGTGTCAGGAAGAGGAAAGCACTGCAGCACTTACTTCATACACAAAGAAACAGTTTTTTCAAGGTATCTCTGAATTGGTTGAAAGTTCAAATGAAGAAAATTTCCAACTTGTAGATATAAGCAAGCCATTAATTTGTGATGAGAGTAATGAAGTCTGTAAGGAGAGACTTGAGATGGCGCGGCTGCAGATGGCATATATTTGTGCTCAACATCAACTGATTCAGTTGAAAGCTACAGATCTAAGCATAAACTCAGCTGTACAATGGGCAGAGACTAATCTTCAGTCGTTAAAGAACAAG acttttggaaaagaagaaaacttTGAGGCTAGAATTTCCAGTTTAAACAGTGAAATTTCTAATATAAAAAAACATCTAACTCAAATAAATGACATACTCCCTTCCTTGGTGAAGGAGAATGCACAGTTATTGAACATGCCTGTGGTAAAAGGAGATTTTGACTTGCAAATTGCTAGACAGGACTACTATACATCAAGACAAGATCAAGTATGCGATCAGTTGCTAAAACAGAAAGCATCATTTGAACTTCTTCAGCTAGCTTATGAAATTGAGTTGAGGAAGCATAGGGACATCCATCATCTACTTGAAAACATAATACAGGATCTGAAACAGAACAGTAATTCCCTAGAACGGAGGCTGGAGATGATGTCTGAACCACTTATATCTCAGCATGCAGTACCAAGGAACACTATTGATTCAAGGGATGATGCCTCTCATAG GCTATACAAGCTTTTGGAAGGAGAGACTCAGAAACAACAATTGTTCAGAACACACAAAGGCATGGAACAACTTTCTGAGAAATTAAAGCAAGACATTTCTTCAGTGCAAGATCGGCTATCAGTAGCATCTCAAGAACAATCTCTCTTTTTGTCTAAGTTAGATAGTGATTTAGATGCACTTTGTGATTCTCTGTATTGTGGAGGAAATCAGATTTTGCTCAGTAACCAG GAACTAACAGAGCAACTTTATCAACTGGAAGCTAACGTAAATAAATTAAACCAGCTTATTATGGATCTTCTTGCTGACAGAAAGGCCAAGAGAAAGGTTTTAGAGACAAACATGCAACATCAGATGGAAAGAAAATTGTATGTGTATTTTTTCAAAGATGAAGACTATCTGAAGGATATTGTGGAGAAGCTCGAGCATCAATCTCAGGCTCAAACCATTGGTCTAGAGGATTAA
- the HAUS3 gene encoding HAUS augmin-like complex subunit 3 isoform X2, with the protein MEEEEEEVRKLQEEFQALQKIKNLKIHRRNKLQVMASTNSHTSLKLNDKAEEAAKILKEEQGIFTAINTKLNNELHSFTDRIKKLTFFFKFSDSEQGLRPHPVFLSQLALDKYLCQEEESTAALTSYTKKQFFQGISELVESSNEENFQLVDISKPLICDESNEVCKERLEMARLQMAYICAQHQLIQLKATDLSINSAVQWAETNLQSLKNKTFGKEENFEARISSLNSEISNIKKHLTQINDILPSLVKENAQLLNMPVVKGDFDLQIARQDYYTSRQDQVCDQLLKQKASFELLQLAYEIELRKHRDIHHLLENIIQDLKQNSNSLERRLEMMSEPLISQHAVPRNTIDSRDDASHRLYKLLEGETQKQQLFRTHKGMEQLSEKLKQDISSVQDRLSVASQEQSLFLSKLDSDLDALCDSLYCGGNQILLSNQELTEQLYQLEANVNKLNQLIMDLLADRKAKRKVLETNMQHQMERKLYVYFFKDEDYLKDIVEKLEHQSQAQTIGLED; encoded by the exons atggaggaagaagaagaggaagttcgGAAGCTACAGGAAGAGTTTCAGGCCCTTCAGAAAATTAAAAACCTAAAAATTCATCGTCGTAATAAGCTTCAAGTGATGGCCTCAACAAACAGCCATACATCACTGAAGTTAAATGACAAAGCAGAAGAAGCAGCTAAAATTCTGAAAGAGGAACAAGGAATTTTCACTGCTATAAATACCAAGCTAAATAATGAACTTCACTCTTTTACAGATAGAATTAAGAAATTGACTTTTTTCTTCAAATTTTCAGACTCAGAACAAGGCTTACGTCCTCATCCAGTATTTTTATCTCAACTTGCCTTGGATAAATATTTGTGTCAGGAAGAGGAAAGCACTGCAGCACTTACTTCATACACAAAGAAACAGTTTTTTCAAGGTATCTCTGAATTGGTTGAAAGTTCAAATGAAGAAAATTTCCAACTTGTAGATATAAGCAAGCCATTAATTTGTGATGAGAGTAATGAAGTCTGTAAGGAGAGACTTGAGATGGCGCGGCTGCAGATGGCATATATTTGTGCTCAACATCAACTGATTCAGTTGAAAGCTACAGATCTAAGCATAAACTCAGCTGTACAATGGGCAGAGACTAATCTTCAGTCGTTAAAGAACAAG acttttggaaaagaagaaaacttTGAGGCTAGAATTTCCAGTTTAAACAGTGAAATTTCTAATATAAAAAAACATCTAACTCAAATAAATGACATACTCCCTTCCTTGGTGAAGGAGAATGCACAGTTATTGAACATGCCTGTGGTAAAAGGAGATTTTGACTTGCAAATTGCTAGACAGGACTACTATACATCAAGACAAGATCAAGTATGCGATCAGTTGCTAAAACAGAAAGCATCATTTGAACTTCTTCAGCTAGCTTATGAAATTGAGTTGAGGAAGCATAGGGACATCCATCATCTACTTGAAAACATAATACAGGATCTGAAACAGAACAGTAATTCCCTAGAACGGAGGCTGGAGATGATGTCTGAACCACTTATATCTCAGCATGCAGTACCAAGGAACACTATTGATTCAAGGGATGATGCCTCTCATAG GCTATACAAGCTTTTGGAAGGAGAGACTCAGAAACAACAATTGTTCAGAACACACAAAGGCATGGAACAACTTTCTGAGAAATTAAAGCAAGACATTTCTTCAGTGCAAGATCGGCTATCAGTAGCATCTCAAGAACAATCTCTCTTTTTGTCTAAGTTAGATAGTGATTTAGATGCACTTTGTGATTCTCTGTATTGTGGAGGAAATCAGATTTTGCTCAGTAACCAG GAACTAACAGAGCAACTTTATCAACTGGAAGCTAACGTAAATAAATTAAACCAGCTTATTATGGATCTTCTTGCTGACAGAAAGGCCAAGAGAAAGGTTTTAGAGACAAACATGCAACATCAGATGGAAAGAAAATTGTATGTGTATTTTTTCAAAGATGAAGACTATCTGAAGGATATTGTGGAGAAGCTCGAGCATCAATCTCAGGCTCAAACCATTGGTCTAGAGGATTAA